One window of the Janthinobacterium sp. PAMC25594 genome contains the following:
- a CDS encoding GH36-type glycosyl hydrolase domain-containing protein: MFRDHSHVPDSFDAARDDALPLRSELFSAMQMAAHGKHLAAGHAVGRHHGRDRLLARLADNAALITATVNELTATVKSGRQVTPASEWLLDNFYLIEEQIRTTRRHLPKNYSKELPRLSSGVDAGCPRVYKIALEIISHGDGRVDLENLCHFIEAYQDVATLTLGELWAVPIMLRLALIENLRRVAARVADDRMQRDLANTWADQMTDIAERNPSGLILLVADMARSNPPLTSAFVAELSRRLQGQSSSLTLALSWLTHKLAESGLTIEQQIQSEIGQQAADQVSIANSIGSLRFLGTMDWQEFVETMSVVEQTLRLDPAGTYGLMDFATRDSYRHAIERIARRSARSEVDVAEMVVQLAHTHGNGNDARRGHIGFYLVGRGVLVLEKQAGAKLPFIEALQHTARAAPLAVYLGAISFLTLATSALLLERAVRHGVQGWPLAALGVLALLGSSQLAVAVVNWLATLMTSPHPLPRMDYQAGIPSDARGIVVVPTLIYSADNVAALCEALEVRYLANRDPNLRFCLLTDFVDASAQTMPGDEALLRQAQETIRGLNDKYRVEGAEFKDNGDPADPEELGHAGPFLLLHRPRLWNSQQNAWMGQERKRGKLSDLHAFLRGGARDRFSLVEGELRGLRTIKYVITLDTDTQLPRDAAREFIATMMHPLNRPVLDAAGTRVVAGYGILQPRVAVALPSANASRYELLCGGEPGIDPYTRTVSDLYQDVFYEGSFIGKGIYDLDMFERVLGQRLPDNKILSHDLLEGCYLRAGLLSDSQLYEEYPARYDADVSRRQRWIRGDWQLIGWLLGRVPGRAGKRERNPLSMLSRWKLFDNLRRSIVAPATTLSLLLVWGFLPHVVFWSVAVLAIIFLPPVFSALYDLLRKPRDTLWRQHLAAFERRCGVQFSHAMLTLVFLPYEAWISLDAIARTLWRLGVSHKHLLDWRASNLHTSSGSQADSWRAMWCSPALALVTFAALLHWRPEALPAAAVVLLLWLAAPAIAWWISRPIERAVARLSAEQGRFLHGVARKTWAYFDTFVGPDDHWLPPDNMQEHPNLVVAHRTSPTNIGLALLANLTAYDFGYLTMGQLIERSRATLHSMGELERFQGHFYNWYDTQTLKALQPMYISTVDSGNLAGHLLTLQPGLVELYDAPIMGPQIVDGIRTTAQVLQEFIAAEGEGKTVRASLALLQMPAVPASLPEWHAYLSAANGAADALLSLTLQSEDGELAMWCGALARQCRAALAELLQLAPWAAQAGLDAAWLRVPTLRELANLEAPEGLPSELAAWLAQGREQAGRHMRDIAHAAGQARDFAQIEYAFLYNPSTKLLAIGYNVSERRLDPSYYDLLASEVRLASFIAIAQGQLPQEHWFALGRQLCMVAGQPVLLSWSGSMFEYLMPLLVMPNYPNTLLDQTYHSVIEAQIDYGRQRDVPWGISESGYNTVDASLNYQYRAFGVPGLGLKRGLADDLVVAPYASMMGLMVQPEASCQNLQRMQAAGYMGRYGFFEAIDFTTARLPRGQVSAVIRSFMVHHQGMGFLALSYLLHDRPMQRRFESDPLLQSALLVLQERTPQAGAFYSNTAELAVLRSGAPEQAMPMRILTQANSAVPETQLLSNGRYHIMVSNAGGSYSRWKDLSVTRWREDSTRDNWGNFCYLRDLDDGAVWSTTYQPTLAEPKKYEVIFSEGRAEFRRADHGLDLYTEIVVSPEDDIEIRRTRISNNSNRQRRIEITSFAEVVMAPSAADAAHPAFSKLFVQTEILAHENAILCTRRPRSKDEQMPWLLHVMTVHDIDQYAVSFETDRARFIGRGNTAQLPQALQDSGPLSGGHGSVLDPIVAIRYVITLEPDQAVTVDSVTGMAEQREAALHLIDKYQDRHLADRVFELAWTHSQVVLRQLNASEADAQLYARLANAVIYPNAALRAEAGILIKNQRGQSGLWAYAISGDLPIVLLQIRDAANIELARQMVQAHAYWRLKGLIVDLVIWYEEQSGYRQLLHEQIMGLIASGIDAQAIDRPGGIFVRLAEQIANEDRILLQSVARAIISDLRGTLAEQVKRPPSPVLRMPPLLQDPSREQGGVPHRAPKRDLILENGLGGFTPDGREYVITTAEGTQTPAPWSNVLANAQFGTVVSEGGQAYTWSENAHEFRLTPWQNDPVSDLSGEAFYVRDEQTGQFWSPSALPARGSGDYVTRHGFGYSIFEHSEGGIATELCTYVALDAAVKYSVIKVRNDSGVPRRLSVTGYVEWVMGDLRAKSCMHVATEVDTISGALFARNNYNTEFSGRVGFFNTDASIRSITCDRNEFIGRNGSLAQPAALRRVRLSGKAGTGLDPCAAIQVPFELQPGQEREIVFILGVGGRRNADASTMVQRHAGKDAARMALDAVRAHWESTLGAVRIETPDPSLDVIANGWLMYQTIACRLWARSGYYQSGGAYGFRDQLQDAMAMIHTAPQLLRGHLLLCAAHQFVEGDVQHWWHPPSDRGVRTHCSDDYLWLPLAACRYVIATGDVNVLSEVAPFIEGRAVKPEEDSYYDLPVRSGESADLYEHCVRAIRHGLRLGVHGLPLMGSCDWNDGMDKVGEHGKGESVWLAFFLYEVLQRFAEVAVLRGDAAFARFCRDEAVKLAANVEEHAWDGEWYRRAYFDDGTPLGSHTNEECQIDSISQSWGVLSGAANKERVAGAMRQVDARLVRRDSGVIQLLDPPFDKSDLNPGYIRGYVPGVRENGGQYTHAAIWTAMAFARLGDGEKAWELLRMINPVRHGVDAQAVQRYKVEPYVVTADVYAVAPHVGRGGWSWYTGSSGWLYRLIVESLLGLTREANVLRVLPTMPAEWDSFKLHYRFGASSYAITVEKAQGRPAGLSLDGVAQEGNSIALRDEGREYAVLLLV, translated from the coding sequence ATCTTCCGCGACCATTCCCATGTACCGGACAGTTTCGACGCCGCGCGCGACGATGCCTTGCCCCTGCGTTCGGAGTTATTCAGCGCCATGCAGATGGCCGCCCACGGCAAGCATCTGGCCGCCGGCCATGCGGTAGGGCGACACCATGGCCGCGACCGCCTGCTGGCGCGCCTGGCCGACAATGCGGCCCTGATCACGGCCACCGTCAACGAGCTGACGGCGACCGTCAAAAGCGGACGTCAGGTCACGCCCGCTTCGGAATGGCTGCTGGATAATTTTTACCTGATCGAAGAGCAGATCCGCACCACGCGGCGCCACTTGCCGAAGAACTACAGCAAGGAGCTGCCACGGCTGAGTTCCGGCGTGGATGCGGGCTGTCCGCGCGTGTATAAAATTGCGCTGGAAATCATCTCGCATGGCGACGGCCGCGTCGACCTGGAAAACCTGTGCCATTTCATCGAGGCTTACCAGGACGTGGCCACCTTGACGCTGGGTGAACTGTGGGCCGTACCCATCATGCTGCGCCTGGCCCTGATCGAAAACCTGCGCCGCGTCGCCGCGCGCGTGGCCGACGACCGCATGCAGCGCGACCTGGCCAATACCTGGGCCGACCAGATGACGGACATCGCCGAGCGCAATCCCAGCGGCTTGATCCTGCTGGTAGCCGACATGGCCCGTTCGAATCCGCCGTTGACCAGCGCCTTCGTGGCCGAATTGTCGCGTCGCCTGCAGGGACAGAGTTCCTCGCTGACCCTGGCGCTGTCGTGGCTGACGCACAAGCTGGCCGAGTCGGGCCTCACCATCGAGCAGCAGATCCAGTCCGAGATCGGGCAGCAGGCGGCCGATCAGGTGTCGATCGCCAACAGCATCGGCAGCCTGCGTTTTCTCGGCACCATGGACTGGCAGGAATTCGTCGAGACCATGAGCGTGGTCGAGCAGACCTTGCGCCTGGACCCGGCCGGCACGTATGGCTTGATGGATTTCGCCACGCGCGACAGCTACCGGCACGCCATCGAACGCATCGCCAGGCGCAGCGCGCGCAGCGAAGTGGACGTGGCCGAGATGGTGGTGCAGCTGGCGCATACGCACGGCAACGGCAATGACGCGCGCCGCGGCCACATCGGCTTTTACCTGGTCGGGCGCGGCGTGCTGGTGCTGGAAAAGCAGGCCGGCGCGAAGCTGCCGTTCATCGAGGCGCTGCAGCATACGGCGCGCGCCGCGCCGCTGGCCGTCTACCTGGGGGCCATCTCGTTCCTGACCCTGGCGACGAGCGCCTTGCTGCTCGAGCGCGCCGTGCGCCATGGCGTGCAGGGCTGGCCTTTGGCGGCGCTGGGCGTGCTGGCGCTGCTGGGCAGCAGCCAGCTGGCCGTGGCCGTGGTGAACTGGCTGGCGACCCTGATGACGTCGCCCCATCCGCTGCCGCGCATGGATTACCAGGCCGGCATTCCGTCAGATGCGCGCGGCATCGTCGTGGTGCCGACCCTGATCTACAGCGCGGACAACGTGGCCGCCCTGTGCGAGGCGCTGGAAGTGCGTTATCTCGCCAACCGCGACCCGAACCTGCGTTTCTGCCTGCTGACGGATTTTGTCGATGCGTCCGCGCAAACGATGCCGGGCGACGAAGCCTTGCTGCGCCAGGCGCAGGAGACCATCCGTGGCTTGAACGATAAATACCGCGTGGAAGGCGCCGAGTTCAAGGACAACGGCGACCCAGCCGACCCGGAAGAGCTGGGCCATGCGGGGCCGTTCCTGCTGCTGCATCGTCCGCGCCTGTGGAATTCGCAGCAGAATGCGTGGATGGGGCAGGAGCGCAAGCGCGGCAAATTGTCCGATCTGCACGCGTTTTTGCGCGGCGGCGCGCGCGACAGATTCTCGCTGGTGGAAGGCGAGTTGCGCGGCCTGCGCACGATCAAATACGTGATCACGCTCGACACCGATACGCAGCTGCCGCGCGACGCGGCGCGCGAATTCATCGCCACCATGATGCACCCGCTGAACCGTCCCGTGCTGGACGCGGCCGGCACGCGCGTGGTGGCCGGCTACGGCATCTTGCAGCCGCGCGTGGCCGTGGCGCTGCCTAGCGCGAACGCCTCGCGCTACGAGCTGCTGTGCGGCGGCGAACCGGGTATCGACCCGTACACGCGCACCGTCTCCGACCTGTACCAGGACGTATTTTACGAGGGCTCCTTCATCGGCAAGGGCATCTATGACCTCGACATGTTCGAGCGCGTGCTGGGCCAGCGCCTGCCCGACAATAAAATCCTCAGCCATGACTTATTGGAAGGCTGTTATTTACGCGCCGGCTTGCTCAGCGACTCGCAACTGTATGAAGAATACCCGGCCCGTTACGACGCCGATGTCAGCCGCCGCCAACGCTGGATACGCGGCGACTGGCAACTGATTGGCTGGTTGCTGGGCCGCGTGCCGGGCCGCGCCGGCAAGCGCGAACGCAATCCTTTGTCGATGCTGTCGCGCTGGAAGCTGTTCGACAACCTGCGCCGCAGCATCGTGGCGCCGGCCACCACCCTGTCGCTGCTGCTGGTGTGGGGCTTCTTGCCGCACGTGGTTTTCTGGAGCGTGGCCGTGCTGGCCATCATCTTCCTGCCGCCCGTTTTTTCGGCCCTGTACGATCTGCTGCGCAAACCGCGCGACACCCTGTGGCGCCAGCATCTGGCCGCGTTCGAGCGGCGCTGCGGCGTGCAGTTTTCGCATGCCATGCTGACCCTCGTCTTCCTGCCCTATGAGGCCTGGATCAGCCTCGATGCCATCGCGCGCACCCTGTGGCGCCTTGGCGTCTCGCACAAGCATTTGCTCGACTGGCGTGCCTCGAACCTGCATACGTCTTCCGGCTCGCAGGCAGACAGCTGGCGCGCCATGTGGTGCTCGCCAGCGCTGGCGCTGGTCACCTTTGCCGCCTTGCTGCACTGGCGCCCGGAAGCGTTGCCGGCCGCCGCTGTGGTGCTGCTGCTGTGGCTGGCCGCGCCCGCCATCGCCTGGTGGATCAGCCGCCCCATCGAGCGGGCCGTGGCGCGCCTGTCGGCCGAGCAGGGGCGTTTCCTGCATGGCGTGGCGCGCAAGACCTGGGCCTATTTCGATACCTTCGTCGGACCGGACGATCACTGGCTGCCGCCCGATAACATGCAGGAGCATCCGAACCTGGTGGTGGCGCACCGCACCTCGCCGACGAATATCGGCCTGGCCCTGCTGGCCAACCTGACGGCCTACGATTTCGGCTATCTCACCATGGGCCAGTTGATCGAGCGCAGCCGCGCCACCTTGCACAGCATGGGGGAACTGGAGCGCTTCCAGGGCCATTTCTACAACTGGTACGACACGCAAACGCTCAAGGCGCTGCAGCCGATGTACATCTCGACGGTCGACAGCGGCAACCTGGCGGGCCATCTGCTGACCTTGCAGCCCGGCCTGGTGGAACTGTATGACGCCCCGATCATGGGGCCGCAGATCGTGGACGGCATCCGCACGACGGCGCAGGTACTGCAGGAGTTTATCGCCGCGGAAGGCGAAGGCAAGACGGTGCGCGCATCGCTGGCGCTGCTGCAGATGCCTGCCGTGCCAGCCAGCCTGCCCGAATGGCATGCCTACCTGAGTGCCGCGAATGGCGCGGCCGACGCGCTGCTGTCGTTGACCTTGCAAAGCGAGGATGGCGAGCTGGCCATGTGGTGCGGCGCGCTGGCGCGCCAGTGCCGCGCGGCGCTGGCCGAGTTGCTGCAACTGGCGCCATGGGCGGCGCAGGCAGGCCTCGATGCGGCGTGGCTGCGCGTGCCGACCCTGCGCGAACTGGCCAATCTGGAGGCGCCGGAAGGCCTGCCTTCCGAGCTGGCCGCATGGCTGGCGCAAGGCCGCGAACAGGCGGGCCGCCACATGCGCGACATCGCCCATGCGGCGGGCCAGGCGCGCGATTTCGCGCAGATCGAATACGCGTTTCTGTACAACCCATCGACCAAACTGCTGGCCATCGGCTACAACGTCAGCGAACGGCGCCTCGACCCCAGCTACTACGATTTATTGGCTTCCGAAGTGCGCCTGGCCAGCTTCATTGCCATCGCCCAGGGCCAGCTGCCGCAGGAGCACTGGTTTGCGCTGGGCCGCCAGCTGTGCATGGTGGCGGGGCAGCCCGTGCTGCTGTCGTGGAGCGGCTCGATGTTCGAGTATCTGATGCCGCTGCTGGTGATGCCGAACTATCCGAACACCCTGCTCGACCAGACCTACCACTCCGTCATCGAGGCGCAGATCGACTATGGCCGCCAGCGCGACGTGCCGTGGGGGATTTCCGAGTCCGGCTACAACACGGTCGATGCCAGCCTGAATTACCAGTACCGCGCCTTTGGCGTGCCGGGGCTGGGCCTGAAGCGTGGCCTGGCCGACGACCTGGTGGTGGCGCCGTACGCCAGCATGATGGGCCTGATGGTGCAGCCGGAAGCGTCGTGCCAGAACCTGCAGCGCATGCAGGCGGCCGGCTACATGGGCCGCTACGGTTTTTTTGAAGCCATCGACTTTACCACCGCGCGCCTGCCGCGCGGGCAGGTCAGCGCCGTCATCCGCTCGTTCATGGTGCATCACCAGGGCATGGGCTTTTTGGCCCTCAGCTACCTGCTGCACGACCGCCCCATGCAGCGCCGTTTCGAGTCCGACCCGCTGCTGCAATCGGCCTTGCTGGTGCTGCAGGAACGCACGCCGCAGGCAGGCGCGTTTTATTCGAACACGGCCGAACTGGCGGTGCTGCGCAGCGGCGCGCCCGAGCAGGCCATGCCGATGCGCATCCTCACCCAGGCCAACAGCGCCGTGCCCGAAACGCAGCTGCTGTCGAATGGCCGCTACCATATCATGGTGAGCAATGCGGGCGGCAGCTACAGCCGCTGGAAAGACTTGTCCGTGACGCGCTGGCGTGAAGACAGCACGCGCGATAACTGGGGCAATTTCTGCTACCTGCGCGACCTCGACGACGGTGCCGTCTGGTCCACCACGTACCAGCCCACGCTGGCTGAACCGAAGAAGTACGAAGTGATTTTTTCGGAAGGACGGGCGGAATTTCGCCGCGCCGACCATGGCCTCGACCTGTACACGGAAATCGTCGTCTCGCCCGAGGACGACATCGAAATCCGGCGCACGCGCATCAGCAATAATTCGAACCGCCAGCGGCGCATCGAGATCACCAGCTTTGCCGAAGTGGTGATGGCGCCATCGGCGGCCGACGCGGCGCATCCCGCGTTCAGCAAGCTGTTCGTGCAGACGGAAATCCTCGCGCATGAAAATGCGATTTTATGCACGCGCCGGCCCCGCTCGAAAGACGAGCAGATGCCGTGGCTGCTGCATGTGATGACCGTGCATGATATCGACCAGTATGCCGTGTCGTTCGAGACGGACCGCGCGCGCTTCATCGGCCGCGGCAACACGGCGCAGCTGCCGCAGGCGCTGCAGGACAGCGGGCCGCTCAGTGGCGGCCACGGTTCCGTGCTCGACCCCATCGTGGCCATCCGCTACGTCATCACGCTCGAACCGGACCAGGCGGTCACGGTCGATAGCGTGACCGGCATGGCGGAGCAGCGCGAGGCGGCGCTGCACCTGATCGACAAATACCAGGACCGCCATCTGGCCGACCGCGTGTTCGAACTGGCCTGGACGCACAGCCAGGTGGTGCTGCGCCAGTTGAATGCCAGCGAAGCGGACGCGCAGTTGTATGCGCGCCTGGCCAATGCCGTGATCTACCCGAATGCGGCCCTGCGCGCCGAGGCCGGCATCCTGATCAAGAACCAGCGCGGCCAGTCCGGCCTGTGGGCGTATGCGATTTCCGGCGACTTGCCCATCGTGCTGCTGCAGATACGCGATGCGGCCAATATTGAACTGGCGCGCCAGATGGTGCAGGCGCATGCGTACTGGCGCCTGAAAGGATTGATAGTCGACCTGGTGATCTGGTACGAGGAACAGTCGGGCTACCGCCAGCTGCTGCACGAGCAGATCATGGGCCTGATCGCCTCGGGCATCGATGCGCAGGCGATCGACCGCCCGGGCGGCATCTTCGTGCGCCTGGCCGAGCAAATCGCCAACGAAGACCGCATCTTGCTGCAATCGGTGGCGCGCGCCATCATCAGCGACTTGCGCGGCACCCTGGCCGAGCAGGTCAAGCGTCCGCCCAGCCCCGTACTGCGCATGCCGCCGCTGCTGCAGGATCCGTCCCGCGAACAGGGCGGCGTGCCGCACCGGGCGCCAAAGCGTGACCTGATTTTGGAAAATGGCCTCGGTGGTTTCACGCCCGATGGCCGCGAATATGTGATCACCACGGCAGAAGGCACGCAGACGCCGGCGCCCTGGTCGAACGTGCTGGCCAACGCGCAATTCGGCACGGTGGTGTCGGAAGGCGGCCAGGCGTATACGTGGAGCGAGAATGCGCATGAATTCCGCCTCACGCCATGGCAGAACGACCCCGTCTCCGACCTGTCCGGCGAAGCGTTTTACGTGCGAGACGAGCAAACCGGCCAGTTCTGGTCGCCGTCGGCCCTGCCTGCGCGCGGCAGCGGCGACTACGTGACGCGCCACGGTTTTGGCTACAGCATTTTTGAACACAGCGAGGGCGGTATCGCCACTGAACTGTGCACCTATGTGGCGCTCGACGCGGCCGTCAAATACTCCGTCATCAAGGTGCGCAACGACAGCGGCGTGCCGCGCCGCCTGTCCGTCACAGGCTACGTGGAATGGGTGATGGGTGACCTGCGCGCCAAGTCCTGCATGCACGTGGCGACCGAAGTCGACACCATCAGCGGTGCGCTGTTTGCGCGCAATAACTACAACACGGAGTTTTCAGGACGTGTCGGCTTTTTCAATACGGACGCCAGCATCCGTTCGATTACCTGCGACCGCAATGAATTCATCGGCCGCAACGGCAGTCTGGCGCAGCCGGCGGCGCTGCGGCGCGTGCGCCTGTCCGGCAAGGCGGGCACGGGACTGGACCCGTGCGCAGCGATCCAGGTGCCGTTTGAACTGCAGCCGGGGCAGGAGCGCGAAATCGTCTTCATCCTCGGCGTGGGCGGGCGCCGCAATGCCGACGCCAGCACCATGGTGCAGCGCCATGCGGGCAAGGATGCGGCCCGCATGGCGCTCGACGCCGTGCGCGCGCACTGGGAAAGCACCCTGGGCGCCGTGCGCATCGAAACGCCCGATCCGTCGCTGGACGTGATCGCCAATGGCTGGCTGATGTACCAGACCATCGCCTGCCGCCTGTGGGCGCGCAGCGGCTATTACCAGTCGGGTGGCGCCTACGGTTTCCGCGACCAGCTGCAAGATGCGATGGCCATGATCCACACGGCGCCGCAACTGCTGCGCGGCCATTTGCTGCTGTGCGCGGCGCACCAGTTTGTGGAAGGCGACGTGCAGCACTGGTGGCATCCGCCATCGGACCGGGGCGTGCGCACGCATTGTTCCGACGATTACCTGTGGCTGCCGCTGGCCGCCTGCCGCTATGTGATTGCCACGGGCGACGTCAACGTGCTGTCCGAAGTGGCCCCCTTCATCGAGGGGCGCGCCGTCAAGCCGGAAGAGGATTCCTATTACGATTTACCCGTGCGTTCGGGCGAGTCGGCCGACCTGTACGAGCACTGCGTGCGCGCCATCCGCCACGGCTTGCGCCTGGGCGTGCACGGCTTGCCCCTGATGGGTTCCTGCGACTGGAATGACGGCATGGACAAGGTGGGCGAACACGGCAAGGGCGAGAGCGTGTGGCTGGCCTTCTTCCTGTACGAAGTGCTGCAGCGCTTCGCCGAGGTGGCCGTGCTGCGCGGCGATGCGGCGTTCGCCCGGTTCTGCCGCGACGAAGCCGTGAAACTGGCGGCCAATGTCGAGGAACATGCGTGGGATGGCGAGTGGTACCGGCGTGCGTATTTCGACGACGGCACGCCATTGGGATCGCACACCAACGAGGAATGCCAGATCGATTCGATTTCGCAAAGCTGGGGCGTGCTGTCGGGCGCGGCCAACAAGGAGCGCGTGGCCGGCGCCATGCGCCAGGTCGATGCGCGCCTGGTGCGCCGTGACTCGGGGGTGATCCAGCTGCTCGATCCGCCGTTCGACAAATCCGACCTCAATCCCGGCTATATCCGCGGTTATGTGCCGGGCGTGCGCGAGAACGGCGGTCAGTATACGCATGCGGCCATCTGGACGGCGATGGCGTTTGCCCGCCTGGGCGATGGCGAAAAGGCGTGGGAACTGCTGCGCATGATCAATCCCGTACGCCATGGCGTGGATGCGCAGGCGGTGCAACGCTACAAGGTCGAGCCGTATGTGGTGACGGCCGACGTGTATGCCGTGGCGCCGCATGTGGGGCGCGGCGGCTGGAGCTGGTACACGGGATCGTCGGGCTGGCTGTACCGGCTGATCGTCGAATCGCTGCTGGGCTTGACGCGCGAGGCGAACGTGCTGCGCGTGCTGCCGACCATGCCGGCCGAATGGGACAGCTTCAAGCTGCATTACCGCTTCGGCGCCAGCAGCTATGCCATCACGGTGGAAAAGGCACAGGGGCGGCCTGCAGGACTGTCGCTCGATGGCGTGGCGCAGGAGGGCAACAGCATCGCCCTGCGCGACGAGGGCCGCGAGTATGCGGTGCTATTGCTGGTGTAG
- a CDS encoding aminotransferase class V-fold PLP-dependent enzyme, translating into MKEIYLDSNATTCVLPAAVAAARQAMEQGYGNPSSTHATGLRAKAMMDGVRQRASGLLGVGDGRLMFNSGATEGIQTAVLSALCALRERRDAGKRIGSLLLYGATEHKAVPESLAHWNRLLGLNLEVRKLPVDAHGRHDLPALDALIGDTAMLCTMAANNETGVISDLSAIAQLLQERGADAYWMVDCVQALGKLKLNLAATRIDYAPFSGHKLYAPKGIGMLYVRAGAPFTPLMMGGGQEAGLRSGTENMAGIAALGAVLAALGDGKTFRSDAELAAFRAQLVTSLEQAFPGIVFNMPFELSLPTTLNFSVPGLSSKELLDLFDAARVRVSSGSACSAAKALPSYVLEAMHVPQWRASSAIRLSFGPQIDAATIAAACARIERCGEALRSSCLLPSALAPSQQDGAQDGVIQLSVDGQCTWLLSDAASASCVVIDPVAALVPRLAAFIRCQHLALRAIVHTTAPSDHGVARLALLQELAIEQVGRIDIDGELALGQQRLRRIECGENHVYLLEQRFAFIGTLAPEALTPLLDVALLTQDTVLCGARDDGGICSTVRAAREGAAPTRELQLDAAGLPAFLRQHPDAILVDVREAYEHAACAGTVFEGCAVHSVPLSRLAGQVAAWLPQPQFPLVFFCRSGNRSARAAACLRRLGHAAAWQLNGGMAMAEATRHPLALAACAA; encoded by the coding sequence ATGAAAGAAATCTACCTCGACAGCAATGCCACCACTTGCGTGCTGCCCGCCGCCGTTGCCGCCGCCAGACAAGCGATGGAGCAGGGCTATGGCAATCCCAGCAGCACCCATGCCACGGGATTGCGGGCCAAGGCCATGATGGATGGCGTGCGTCAGCGCGCCAGCGGCTTGCTGGGCGTGGGTGACGGCCGCTTGATGTTCAATAGCGGCGCCACGGAAGGCATCCAGACGGCCGTGCTGTCGGCCCTGTGCGCGCTGCGCGAACGGCGCGATGCGGGCAAGCGCATCGGCAGCCTGCTGCTGTATGGCGCGACCGAGCACAAGGCCGTGCCGGAAAGCCTGGCGCACTGGAACCGGCTATTGGGCCTGAACCTGGAAGTGCGTAAGCTGCCCGTCGATGCACACGGGCGCCACGATCTGCCGGCGCTCGATGCGCTGATCGGCGACACAGCCATGCTGTGCACGATGGCGGCGAATAATGAAACGGGCGTCATCAGCGATTTGTCCGCCATCGCGCAACTGCTGCAGGAGCGCGGCGCGGACGCCTACTGGATGGTCGATTGCGTGCAGGCGCTGGGCAAGCTGAAACTGAACCTGGCCGCCACGCGCATCGATTACGCGCCATTCTCCGGCCACAAGCTGTATGCGCCGAAGGGCATCGGCATGCTGTATGTGCGCGCCGGCGCGCCTTTTACACCGTTGATGATGGGCGGCGGCCAGGAAGCGGGCCTGCGCTCGGGCACGGAGAACATGGCCGGCATCGCCGCCCTGGGCGCCGTGCTGGCCGCGCTGGGCGATGGCAAGACCTTCCGCAGCGATGCGGAACTGGCGGCTTTCCGCGCGCAGCTGGTGACCAGCCTGGAACAGGCTTTCCCCGGCATCGTTTTCAATATGCCGTTCGAGTTGTCGCTGCCGACCACGCTCAATTTTTCCGTGCCGGGCTTGTCCTCGAAAGAGCTGCTGGACCTGTTCGACGCGGCGCGCGTGCGCGTCAGCTCGGGCAGCGCCTGTTCCGCCGCCAAGGCCCTGCCCAGTTATGTGCTCGAAGCGATGCATGTGCCGCAATGGCGCGCCAGTTCGGCCATCCGTTTGTCGTTCGGCCCGCAGATCGATGCGGCGACGATAGCGGCCGCCTGCGCGCGCATCGAGCGCTGCGGCGAAGCGCTGCGCAGCAGCTGTTTGCTGCCGTCGGCGCTGGCGCCATCGCAGCAGGACGGCGCGCAGGACGGCGTAATCCAGCTGAGCGTCGATGGCCAATGCACCTGGCTGCTCAGCGACGCCGCCAGCGCCAGTTGCGTCGTCATCGATCCCGTCGCCGCGCTCGTGCCGCGCCTGGCCGCCTTCATCCGCTGCCAGCACCTGGCCTTGCGCGCCATCGTGCACACGACGGCTCCCTCCGACCATGGCGTGGCGCGCCTGGCCTTGCTGCAGGAACTTGCTATCGAACAGGTGGGCCGCATCGATATCGACGGTGAGCTGGCACTGGGCCAGCAGCGTTTGCGCCGCATCGAGTGTGGCGAAAACCATGTGTATTTGCTGGAGCAGCGCTTCGCCTTCATCGGCACCCTGGCGCCCGAGGCGCTGACACCCTTGCTGGATGTGGCGCTGCTGACGCAAGACACCGTGCTGTGCGGCGCGCGCGACGATGGCGGCATCTGCTCCACCGTGCGCGCCGCACGCGAAGGCGCAGCCCCCACGCGCGAACTGCAGCTCGATGCGGCCGGCTTGCCCGCCTTCCTGCGCCAGCATCCCGACGCCATCCTCGTCGACGTGCGCGAAGCGTATGAACACGCGGCTTGCGCCGGCACCGTGTTCGAGGGCTGCGCCGTGCACAGCGTACCGCTGAGTCGCCTGGCGGGGCAGGTGGCCGCATGGCTGCCGCAGCCTCAATTCCCGCTGGTCTTTTTCTGCCGCAGCGGCAACCGCAGCGCGCGCGCCGCCGCCTGTCTGCGCCGCCTGGGCCATGCCGCGGCATGGCAGCTCAACGGCGGCATGGCGATGGCGGAAGCGACGCGCCACCCGCTGGCCCTCGCTGCTTGCGCGGCTTGA